The following proteins are encoded in a genomic region of Nocardioides renjunii:
- a CDS encoding glycosyltransferase family 39 protein has protein sequence MLTRPRWALAALLAIIGVSFAFVAVHVESYTRLSPIDELSHLDYMFRAPAVLAPGDKVEQQAMYEQACRGVDAPGFDPVLCDRDHEYDADIYQEHGFNTAATNTPIYYTATRAVAEVVRALTPTGSLFVAGRLASGIWLALGLALVYLAGRRAGIRPAPLLAVLALLPASPAILYPSATVTPDAMGLVAGALVVLAALAWERRPDRVRTAVLVLVCVLVPLIKLTNIVAVAALVFYLAFNRPRQAASERRSDEDATDGPDEARPIPARQRWTTGAVAGVAAVVAGGAWTVISNSRNHADPDDVPDMAVRFAVTEFPWNGLLDSALIMAQPLSQPWVGVGTPSLLFFTTTVVSLVLIAGTAAAAFFSTGTPRATVAARAMLAAAVLVALGLVTMGYVTASQYFPLPARYGVALVPGMVLVTAGMLRTRSSVAITAGLAVVVLVFTAARVIGLP, from the coding sequence ATGTTGACCCGGCCCCGCTGGGCGCTCGCCGCCCTCCTGGCGATCATCGGCGTGTCCTTCGCCTTCGTCGCCGTGCACGTCGAGTCCTACACGCGCCTCAGCCCCATCGACGAGCTCTCGCACCTCGACTACATGTTCCGCGCACCGGCCGTGCTGGCGCCCGGCGACAAGGTCGAGCAGCAGGCGATGTACGAGCAGGCGTGCCGCGGCGTCGACGCACCGGGCTTCGACCCGGTGCTGTGCGACCGCGACCACGAGTACGACGCGGACATCTACCAGGAGCACGGCTTCAACACGGCCGCCACCAACACGCCGATCTACTACACCGCGACCCGCGCCGTCGCGGAGGTCGTCCGCGCGCTGACCCCGACGGGCAGCCTCTTCGTCGCCGGCCGCCTGGCGAGCGGCATCTGGCTCGCGCTGGGGCTGGCCCTCGTCTACCTCGCCGGGCGCCGCGCCGGCATCCGGCCCGCCCCGCTGCTGGCGGTGCTCGCCCTGCTCCCGGCCTCACCGGCCATCCTCTACCCCAGCGCCACCGTCACCCCGGACGCGATGGGCCTGGTGGCCGGCGCCCTGGTGGTCCTCGCCGCCCTCGCCTGGGAGCGTCGACCCGACCGGGTGCGCACCGCGGTCCTGGTCCTGGTGTGCGTGCTCGTGCCGCTCATCAAGCTCACCAACATCGTGGCCGTGGCGGCGCTGGTCTTCTACCTGGCGTTCAACCGCCCTCGGCAGGCCGCGTCGGAGCGACGGTCCGACGAGGACGCGACGGACGGACCGGACGAGGCCCGCCCGATCCCCGCCCGACAGCGCTGGACGACCGGCGCGGTGGCGGGTGTCGCAGCCGTCGTCGCGGGCGGCGCCTGGACGGTCATCAGCAACTCGCGCAACCACGCCGACCCCGACGACGTGCCCGACATGGCGGTGCGCTTCGCCGTCACCGAGTTCCCGTGGAACGGCCTGCTCGACAGCGCGCTCATCATGGCGCAGCCGCTCTCCCAGCCGTGGGTGGGCGTCGGGACGCCGTCCCTGCTGTTCTTCACCACCACCGTCGTCTCGCTGGTGCTGATCGCGGGGACCGCGGCCGCGGCGTTCTTCTCCACCGGCACGCCGCGCGCGACCGTCGCCGCCCGCGCGATGCTGGCGGCTGCGGTGCTGGTCGCGCTCGGCCTGGTGACGATGGGCTACGTCACGGCGTCGCAGTACTTCCCCCTGCCGGCGCGCTACGGGGTGGCGCTCGTGCCGGGGATGGTGCTGGTCACCGCCGGCATGCTGCGCACCCGCTCGTCGGTCGCGATCACCGCCGGGCTGGCCGTCGTCGTCCTCGTGTTCACCGCGGCCCGCGTCATCGGCCTCCCCTGA
- a CDS encoding rhamnosyltransferase WsaF family glycosyltransferase — protein MSDQPKSDADLLRESELFDVEFYLRKNPDVRTSGIDPVLHYLRQGARDGRDPSKAFSTNAYLRRNDDVGQMNPLVHYLRVGKPAGRALNPLEDDLRLVRESGFFDEDYYRHFKPDLPAERDAVRHYLRFGRRDGLDPSERFSTSGYLRQNPDVARTTWNPLVHYLRHGRTEGRIAPRGALREPYFDALYADRWAQIAPMPVTKVAGGSHRITIVTDSVAPHSLFGGVGTAIILGVEIANRLGASLRLVTRTDAPDGQVISLLQEATGIRLEGVLELDQVSTDGTQRLQFTDRDIVMTTSWWTTRSVLDSDVPREQVLYLLQEDERMFYAFGDERLLCSETLAEPDLAVVVNTSRLLSHLVADGLPHLREQAVALEPAFPGEVATTPAGSGDGRRNFFFYSRPHNARNLFWRGGQVIARAVESRLLDPDEWRFHFVGRGTPDLTLPRDVQVEVVEGLSWTDYQAFVRTMDAALVLMDTPHPSYPPYDLASVGAAVLTNSHGIKTDLSDISDNIIVAPSTVDGLLAGLERLVALARDPQQRAANVAADHIGRDWAAATAPVVDWVVDRFGAVVGPRQDDGLHVL, from the coding sequence GTGAGCGATCAGCCGAAGTCGGACGCCGACCTCCTGCGGGAGTCGGAGCTCTTCGACGTGGAGTTCTACCTGCGCAAGAACCCCGACGTGCGCACCTCCGGGATCGACCCGGTCCTGCACTACCTGCGCCAGGGCGCCCGCGACGGGCGCGACCCGTCGAAGGCCTTCTCCACCAACGCCTACCTGCGCCGCAACGACGACGTGGGCCAGATGAACCCGCTCGTGCACTACCTCCGCGTGGGCAAGCCCGCCGGGCGCGCGCTCAACCCGCTCGAGGACGACCTCCGCCTGGTCCGCGAGTCCGGGTTCTTCGACGAGGACTACTACCGCCACTTCAAGCCCGACCTGCCCGCCGAGCGCGACGCCGTACGCCACTACCTCCGCTTCGGCCGTCGCGACGGGCTCGACCCGAGCGAGAGGTTCTCGACCTCCGGCTACCTCCGGCAGAACCCGGACGTCGCGAGGACGACGTGGAACCCGCTCGTCCACTACCTCCGGCACGGCCGCACCGAGGGGCGCATCGCCCCCCGCGGCGCGCTGCGCGAGCCCTACTTCGACGCGCTCTACGCCGACCGCTGGGCGCAGATCGCCCCGATGCCCGTCACCAAGGTGGCGGGGGGGTCGCACCGCATCACCATCGTCACCGACAGCGTGGCGCCGCACAGCCTCTTCGGCGGCGTCGGCACCGCCATCATCCTCGGGGTCGAGATCGCCAACCGCCTCGGCGCGAGCCTGCGGCTGGTCACCCGCACCGACGCGCCCGACGGGCAGGTGATCTCCCTGCTGCAGGAGGCGACCGGAATCCGGCTGGAGGGCGTCCTCGAGCTCGACCAGGTGTCCACCGACGGCACGCAGCGCCTGCAGTTCACCGACCGCGACATCGTCATGACCACGTCGTGGTGGACCACCCGCTCGGTGCTCGACAGCGACGTCCCCCGCGAGCAGGTCCTCTACCTGCTGCAGGAGGACGAGCGGATGTTCTACGCCTTCGGCGACGAGCGCCTGCTGTGCAGCGAGACGCTGGCCGAGCCCGACCTGGCCGTCGTCGTCAACACCTCGCGCCTGCTGAGCCACCTCGTCGCGGACGGGCTCCCCCACCTGCGCGAGCAGGCCGTCGCGCTCGAGCCGGCGTTCCCCGGCGAGGTGGCGACCACCCCCGCCGGCTCCGGCGACGGTCGGCGCAACTTCTTCTTCTACTCACGCCCGCACAACGCCCGGAACCTGTTCTGGCGGGGCGGGCAGGTCATCGCGCGCGCGGTGGAGTCGCGGCTGCTCGACCCGGACGAGTGGCGCTTCCACTTCGTGGGCCGCGGGACGCCCGACCTCACGCTGCCGCGCGACGTCCAGGTCGAGGTCGTCGAGGGCCTCAGCTGGACCGACTACCAGGCCTTCGTGCGGACGATGGACGCGGCGCTGGTGCTCATGGACACCCCCCACCCCTCCTACCCGCCGTACGACCTCGCATCGGTGGGTGCGGCCGTGCTGACCAACTCCCACGGCATCAAGACCGACCTGTCCGACATCTCCGACAACATCATCGTGGCCCCGTCCACCGTCGACGGGCTGCTGGCCGGGCTCGAGCGGCTGGTCGCGCTGGCCCGTGACCCCCAGCAGCGGGCGGCCAACGTCGCCGCCGACCACATCGGTCGCGACTGGGCCGCCGCGACGGCGCCCGTCGTCGACTGGGTGGTCGACCGGTTCGGTGCCGTGGTCGGCCCGCGGCAGGACGACGGTCTCCATGTTCTCTGA
- a CDS encoding glycosyltransferase, with amino-acid sequence MFSDLPEAPTDVADLWDSSMAERVGTMLDGERRVAFVYRTPDTSTFRYRVSNVVDALNHDPGGTVRAGWFCDDELRALTRLVPQLDLVVVARYPYGAALRELIQRAEKHGVPLVFDCDDLVFDVRFAELVMSSLGKDQDVNAEWDVWFAYMGRLNASLRACRGALTTNGTLADQLSAFVDDEVSIVPNVMNREQQAYSRAILEHKLASGWKRSGPVTIGYFSGTPSHVRDFSVASGALARLLDRDSDVAVRIVGYLDDLAELERHRDRVEFLPFMHYVALQRAIGEVEVNIAPLQHTPFNICKSDLKYFEAAAVGTWTVASHTPSLDDAIQDGTTGRLAKAHEWDAALAEAVDLARDTGRYAELGAAAAHAAHERWAWDSVTEPFHRALAPYVSAR; translated from the coding sequence ATGTTCTCTGACCTGCCCGAGGCCCCGACCGACGTGGCGGACCTCTGGGACTCGTCGATGGCCGAGCGGGTCGGCACCATGCTCGACGGCGAGCGCCGTGTCGCCTTCGTCTACCGCACGCCCGACACCAGCACGTTCCGCTACCGCGTCTCCAACGTCGTCGACGCCCTCAACCACGACCCCGGCGGCACGGTCCGCGCGGGCTGGTTCTGCGACGACGAGCTGCGGGCGCTCACCCGCCTGGTGCCGCAGCTCGACCTCGTGGTCGTCGCGCGCTACCCCTACGGGGCGGCCCTGCGCGAGCTCATCCAGCGCGCCGAGAAGCACGGCGTGCCCCTCGTCTTCGACTGCGACGACCTGGTCTTCGACGTCCGCTTCGCCGAGCTCGTCATGTCGTCGCTCGGCAAGGACCAGGACGTCAACGCCGAGTGGGACGTGTGGTTCGCCTACATGGGCCGGCTCAACGCGTCCCTCCGCGCGTGCCGCGGCGCGCTGACCACCAACGGCACCCTGGCCGACCAGCTCTCGGCGTTCGTCGACGACGAGGTCTCGATCGTGCCCAACGTGATGAACCGCGAGCAGCAGGCCTACTCCCGCGCGATCCTCGAGCACAAGCTCGCGTCCGGCTGGAAGCGCTCGGGCCCGGTGACGATCGGCTACTTCAGCGGCACCCCGTCGCACGTGCGGGACTTCTCGGTCGCCAGCGGGGCCCTCGCCCGGCTCCTCGACCGCGACTCCGACGTCGCCGTCCGCATCGTCGGCTACCTCGACGACCTGGCCGAGCTCGAGCGCCACCGCGACCGCGTCGAGTTCCTCCCGTTCATGCACTACGTCGCGCTGCAGCGCGCGATCGGCGAGGTCGAGGTCAACATCGCCCCGCTCCAGCACACGCCGTTCAACATCTGCAAGTCCGACCTCAAGTACTTCGAGGCCGCGGCGGTGGGCACGTGGACGGTCGCCTCGCACACCCCGTCCCTCGACGACGCCATCCAGGACGGGACCACCGGCCGGCTCGCCAAGGCGCACGAGTGGGACGCGGCCCTCGCCGAGGCGGTGGACCTGGCGCGCGACACCGGCCGCTACGCCGAGCTGGGTGCCGCCGCCGCGCACGCCGCCCACGAGCGGTGGGCGTGGGACTCGGTGACCGAGCCGTTCCACCGGGCGCTCGCGCCCTACGTCTCCGCTCGGTGA
- a CDS encoding glycosyltransferase gives MSPRRSATPRFSIVTPVYDPPVDVLKECIESVIAQDFEDWELIMVDDFSSNAAVPIVIAQYAQRDPRITLVERDVNGHIVAASNDGVAAAAGEFIALLDHDDLLVPHALTQVVNAIDRHDDVDYLYTDEDKVGADGTTYGAFHKPDWSPERLRGQMYTSHLSVLRTSLVREVGGFREGFEGSQDHDLVLRVTERARRVVHVPEVLYHWRAVEGSTAVDIEAKPYAETAGIRAVQEHLDRLGIDAVAGPGAEPGRYVVDRRLSPDVRVSVVIPTAGQSSIVRGVRRVLVVDAVRSLLEHTEHADVEVVVVHDSHTPPGVLDELRAVAGDRLVDVPFDRPFNFSEKINVGVCHASGERLVFLNDDVEVISPRWLEQLVAPLDEEDVGLTGAKLYFSDQTVQHAGHAYYNAGYHHPFKFWTRDEVGPFGELVVNREVTGVTAACAAMRRDVFFEVGGFSEALPGNFNDVDLCYKVAASGRRTVFVATCELYHYESRTRESRVHEWERLAVVSRWGVPDEDAFTPRAVAMPNLRRVQQLPDDLFERSGTSSG, from the coding sequence GTGAGCCCCCGGCGCAGCGCGACCCCGCGCTTCTCCATCGTCACACCCGTCTACGACCCGCCCGTCGACGTGCTCAAGGAGTGCATCGAGTCGGTGATCGCCCAGGACTTCGAGGACTGGGAGCTGATCATGGTCGACGACTTCTCGTCGAACGCCGCGGTGCCGATCGTCATCGCCCAGTACGCCCAGCGCGACCCGCGCATCACGCTGGTCGAGCGCGACGTCAACGGCCACATCGTGGCGGCCTCCAACGACGGCGTGGCCGCCGCGGCCGGCGAGTTCATCGCCCTGCTCGACCACGACGACCTGCTGGTGCCGCACGCCCTCACGCAGGTGGTCAACGCGATCGACCGCCACGACGACGTGGACTACCTCTACACCGACGAGGACAAGGTCGGTGCCGACGGCACGACGTACGGCGCGTTCCACAAGCCCGACTGGTCCCCGGAGCGGCTGCGGGGCCAGATGTACACCTCCCACCTCTCCGTGCTCCGCACCAGCCTGGTCCGCGAGGTCGGCGGCTTCCGGGAGGGCTTCGAGGGCTCGCAGGACCACGACCTCGTGCTGCGGGTGACCGAGCGGGCCCGGCGGGTCGTCCACGTGCCGGAGGTGCTCTACCACTGGCGGGCGGTCGAGGGCTCCACCGCCGTCGACATCGAGGCCAAGCCCTACGCCGAGACCGCCGGCATCCGCGCGGTGCAGGAGCACCTCGACCGGCTCGGCATCGACGCGGTCGCCGGTCCCGGCGCCGAGCCGGGACGCTACGTCGTCGACCGCCGGCTGTCGCCGGACGTGCGGGTCTCGGTCGTCATCCCCACGGCCGGCCAGTCCTCGATCGTGCGGGGGGTGCGCCGGGTGCTCGTGGTCGACGCCGTGCGCTCGCTCCTCGAGCACACCGAGCACGCGGACGTCGAGGTCGTGGTGGTCCACGACTCCCACACGCCTCCGGGCGTGCTCGACGAGCTCCGCGCCGTCGCCGGTGACCGGCTCGTCGACGTGCCCTTCGACCGGCCGTTCAACTTCAGCGAGAAGATCAACGTAGGGGTTTGCCACGCCAGCGGCGAGCGCCTGGTCTTCCTCAACGACGACGTCGAGGTGATCTCGCCGCGGTGGCTCGAGCAGCTGGTCGCCCCGCTCGACGAGGAGGACGTGGGGCTCACCGGCGCCAAGCTCTACTTCAGCGACCAGACCGTGCAGCACGCCGGCCACGCCTACTACAACGCGGGCTACCACCACCCGTTCAAGTTCTGGACCCGCGACGAGGTCGGGCCGTTCGGCGAGCTCGTGGTCAACCGCGAGGTCACCGGCGTGACGGCCGCCTGTGCCGCGATGCGCCGTGACGTGTTCTTCGAGGTCGGCGGGTTCTCCGAGGCGCTGCCGGGCAACTTCAACGACGTGGACCTCTGCTACAAGGTCGCCGCGAGCGGGCGGCGTACGGTCTTCGTCGCCACCTGCGAGCTCTACCACTACGAGTCGCGCACGCGGGAGTCCCGCGTGCACGAGTGGGAGCGGCTGGCCGTCGTGTCCCGCTGGGGGGTGCCCGACGAGGACGCGTTCACGCCCCGCGCCGTGGCGATGCCCAACCTCAGGCGCGTCCAGCAGCTGCCCGACGACCTCTTCGAGCGGTCCGGCACGAGCTCCGGCTAG
- a CDS encoding TIGR03960 family B12-binding radical SAM protein — MSVASVFPRLEAKLPSVQKPIQYVGGELNSVVKDWDCAASSATGGPTVRWALMYPDAYEVGLPNQGVQILYEVLNERDWILAERTYSVWPDMEQVMRTGDEHGPIPQFTVDGHRPVGAFDLFGLSFSTELGYTNMLNALDLAGIPLHAADRGEDDPVVIAGGHAAFNPEPIADFVDAAVLGDGEEVVLAISEVVREWKAEDRPGGREELLRRLAVTGNIYVPRFYDVAYAQDGSIEAVVPNRPGIPFRVRKHTLMDLDQWPYPANPLVPLAETVHERFSVEIFRGCTRGCRFCQAGMITRPVRERSIKTIGDMVENGIRKSGFEEVGLLSLSSADHTEIGEVAKGLADRYEGSNVSLSLPSTRVDAFNITLANEFSRNGRRSGLTFAPEGGSERMRKVINKMVTEEDLIRTVAAAYSHGWRQVKLYFMVGLPTETDEDVLQVAELAKRVIAKGREVSGRNDIRCTVSIGGFVPKPHTPFQWAAQLDHVTTDERLKKLRDTVRDDKKYGRAIGFRYHDGKPGIVEGLLSRGDRRVGRVIEEVWRDGGRFDGWSEHFSYDRWMLAAERALAGTGVDVDWYTTRERDYDEVLPWEHLDSGLDKDWLWGDWEDALAAAEGADIEIEDCRWTPCYDCGVCPEMGTEIQVGPTGQTLLPLSVV; from the coding sequence ATGTCCGTCGCGTCGGTCTTCCCGCGCCTGGAGGCGAAGCTGCCGTCCGTGCAGAAGCCCATCCAGTACGTCGGCGGCGAGCTCAACTCCGTCGTCAAGGACTGGGACTGCGCCGCGAGCTCGGCGACGGGCGGACCCACGGTCCGCTGGGCGCTGATGTATCCCGACGCCTACGAGGTCGGCCTGCCCAACCAGGGCGTGCAGATCCTCTACGAGGTGCTCAACGAGCGCGACTGGATCCTCGCCGAGCGCACCTACTCGGTGTGGCCCGACATGGAGCAGGTCATGCGCACCGGCGACGAGCACGGCCCGATCCCGCAGTTCACCGTCGACGGCCACCGTCCCGTCGGTGCCTTCGACCTCTTCGGCCTGAGCTTCTCCACCGAGCTCGGCTACACCAACATGCTCAACGCGCTCGACCTCGCCGGCATCCCGCTGCACGCGGCCGACCGCGGCGAGGACGACCCCGTCGTCATCGCCGGCGGTCACGCGGCGTTCAACCCCGAGCCGATCGCCGACTTCGTCGACGCCGCGGTGCTCGGCGACGGCGAGGAGGTCGTGCTCGCGATCTCCGAGGTGGTGCGCGAGTGGAAGGCCGAGGACCGGCCGGGCGGCCGCGAGGAGCTGCTGCGACGTCTCGCCGTCACCGGCAACATCTACGTCCCGCGCTTCTACGACGTCGCCTACGCCCAGGACGGCTCCATCGAGGCCGTGGTGCCCAACCGTCCCGGGATCCCGTTCCGGGTGCGCAAGCACACGCTCATGGACCTCGACCAGTGGCCCTACCCCGCCAACCCGCTCGTGCCGCTGGCCGAGACGGTGCACGAGCGGTTCTCGGTGGAGATCTTCCGCGGCTGCACCCGCGGCTGCCGGTTCTGCCAGGCGGGCATGATCACCCGGCCGGTGCGCGAGCGGTCCATCAAGACCATCGGCGACATGGTCGAGAACGGCATCCGCAAGTCGGGCTTCGAGGAGGTCGGCCTCCTGTCGCTCTCCAGCGCCGACCACACCGAGATCGGTGAGGTCGCCAAGGGTCTCGCCGACCGCTACGAGGGCTCCAACGTCTCGCTGTCGCTGCCCAGCACCCGCGTCGACGCCTTCAACATCACCCTCGCCAACGAGTTCTCCCGCAACGGCCGCCGCTCGGGCCTGACGTTCGCCCCCGAGGGCGGCTCGGAGCGGATGCGCAAGGTGATCAACAAGATGGTCACCGAGGAGGACCTGATCCGCACCGTCGCGGCGGCGTACTCCCACGGCTGGCGGCAGGTGAAGCTCTACTTCATGGTCGGCCTCCCCACCGAGACCGACGAGGACGTCCTGCAGGTCGCCGAGCTCGCCAAGCGGGTCATCGCCAAGGGCCGCGAGGTCTCGGGCCGCAACGACATCCGCTGCACCGTCTCCATCGGCGGCTTCGTGCCCAAGCCGCACACGCCGTTCCAGTGGGCCGCGCAGCTGGACCACGTGACGACCGACGAGCGGCTCAAGAAGCTCCGCGACACCGTCCGGGACGACAAGAAGTACGGCCGGGCCATCGGGTTCCGCTACCACGACGGCAAGCCCGGCATCGTCGAGGGCCTGCTCTCGCGCGGCGACCGCCGCGTGGGTCGGGTCATCGAGGAGGTGTGGCGCGACGGCGGCCGGTTCGACGGCTGGAGCGAGCACTTCTCCTACGACCGCTGGATGCTGGCCGCCGAGCGCGCGCTCGCCGGCACCGGCGTCGACGTCGACTGGTACACCACCCGCGAGCGCGACTACGACGAGGTGCTGCCCTGGGAGCACCTCGACTCCGGCCTCGACAAGGACTGGCTGTGGGGTGACTGGGAGGACGCGCTCGCGGCCGCCGAGGGCGCCGACATCGAGATCGAGGACTGCCGCTGGACCCCGTGCTACGACTGCGGCGTGTGCCCGGAGATGGGCACCGAGATCCAGGTCGGCCCGACGGGCCAGACGCTCCTGCCGCTGTCGGTCGTCTGA
- the rodA gene encoding rod shape-determining protein RodA has protein sequence MSVMSPRTTSRPASRPASRPSSRPASRPGQSGGTLRVPGLDWVLLLATLALVVMGTLLIWSATATRAELTGGDPDAYLRKQLVNVAIGLVLMVAVVATDHRWVRILAPLAYLASVGGLVMVLVAGSTVNGSRSWIQLGSMSIQPSELAKLAVVIGMALVVAERTERRWGRGVGSLEVVAMLAIAGVPAVLILLQPDLGTMLVLSATVFGVLAIAGAGRRWLVGLTLGAVVGAVAAVSAGVLKPYQVDRFLAFTNPGLDPRGAGYNVEQARIAVGNGGLFGQGLFDGSQTRSGFVPEQHTDFIFTVAGEELGLLGSGLMILLLAVVIWRALTISARAGDLFGRVAAAGIACWWGFQAFQNIGMCLGIMPVTGVPLPFVSYGGSSLFAGMLALGLLQNIHLRSAGAVPSRLLATARPAAR, from the coding sequence ATGTCCGTCATGTCCCCGCGCACCACCTCGCGACCTGCCTCGCGACCTGCCTCCCGGCCTTCCTCGCGACCTGCGTCCCGCCCCGGCCAGTCGGGCGGCACCCTCCGCGTCCCCGGCCTCGACTGGGTGCTGCTGCTCGCCACGCTGGCGCTCGTCGTGATGGGCACCCTGTTGATCTGGTCGGCCACCGCGACGCGCGCCGAGCTCACCGGGGGTGACCCGGACGCCTACCTCCGCAAGCAGCTGGTCAACGTCGCGATCGGCCTGGTGCTGATGGTCGCCGTGGTCGCCACCGACCACCGGTGGGTGCGGATCCTGGCCCCGCTGGCCTACCTGGCCAGCGTCGGCGGGCTGGTGATGGTGCTCGTGGCCGGCAGCACGGTCAACGGGTCCCGCTCGTGGATCCAGCTCGGCAGCATGTCGATCCAGCCCTCCGAGCTCGCCAAGCTGGCCGTCGTCATCGGCATGGCGCTGGTGGTCGCCGAACGCACCGAGCGCCGCTGGGGCCGGGGCGTGGGCAGCCTCGAGGTGGTCGCGATGCTCGCCATCGCCGGCGTGCCCGCGGTCCTCATCCTGCTGCAGCCCGACCTCGGCACCATGCTCGTCCTGTCCGCCACCGTCTTCGGCGTCCTCGCCATCGCGGGCGCCGGGCGCCGCTGGCTCGTCGGGCTCACCCTGGGTGCCGTCGTCGGGGCGGTCGCCGCGGTGTCCGCCGGCGTGCTCAAGCCCTACCAGGTCGACCGGTTCCTGGCCTTCACCAACCCCGGCCTCGACCCCCGCGGGGCGGGCTACAACGTCGAGCAGGCGCGCATCGCCGTCGGCAACGGCGGCCTGTTCGGCCAGGGGCTGTTCGACGGCTCCCAGACCCGCTCCGGCTTCGTCCCCGAGCAGCACACCGACTTCATCTTCACCGTCGCCGGGGAGGAGCTCGGCCTGCTGGGCTCCGGCCTGATGATCCTCCTGCTGGCCGTCGTGATCTGGCGGGCGCTGACCATCTCGGCACGCGCGGGCGACCTGTTCGGGCGGGTCGCCGCCGCCGGCATCGCCTGCTGGTGGGGCTTCCAGGCCTTCCAGAACATCGGCATGTGCCTGGGCATCATGCCCGTGACCGGCGTCCCCCTGCCGTTCGTCTCCTACGGCGGCAGCTCGCTCTTCGCCGGCATGCTGGCCCTCGGCCTGCTGCAGAACATCCACCTCAGGTCGGCGGGTGCCGTGCCGTCCCGGCTGCTCGCCACGGCGCGTCCCGCTGCCCGCTGA